From the Acidovorax sp. NCPPB 3576 genome, the window CGCCCGCATCAGGCGCCAACGCCGTCGAGCCCGGCACGCAGTGCGGCGGCGTCCAGCGCCTGGCCGATGAACACCAGCCGCGTGCGGCGGTCCTCGCCCTCGCGCCATGCGCGGTCGAAGTGGTGATCCAGGCGCCGGCCCACGCCTTGCAGGAGCCAACGCATGGGTTTGCCCGGAATGGCGGCGAAGCCCTTCACGCGCAGGATGGCGTGCTGCTCCACGAGGCCCGCCAAGGCGGTCAACAGGCGGTCGCGGTCCACGGCCGGCAGGTCGATCACGTGCGCGTCGAACTCGTCGTGGTCGTGGTCTTCTTCATGGTCATGGTGGCTCTGGCGCTGGTCGATGGAGGCCTCGGACGCCTTGGACAGGCCCAGCAGCACATCCAGCGGCAGGCGGCCCTGCTCGGACTGCACCACCTTCACGGAAGAGGGAATCTCCGCGCGCACCAGCGCCTGCACGCGGGCCAACGCATCGGCGTCCACCAGGTCGGTCTTGTTGAGCACCACCAGGTCCGCAGCGGAGAGCTGATCCTCGAACAGTTCATGCAGCGGGGACTCGTGGTCGAGGTTGGGGTCCGCGCGGCGCAGGGCGTCCACGGCCTGCGGATTGGCGGCGAACTGGCCGCTCGCGGCGGCCGGCGTGTCCACCACCGTCACCACCGCATCCACGGTGAATACGTTCGCGATCTCCGGCCACTGGAAGGCCTGCACCAGCGGCTTGGGCAGCGCCAGGCCCGAGGTCTCGATGAGCACCGCATCGATCTGGTCGCGCCGCTCGGCCAGGAGCTTCATCACTGGAAAAAACTCTTCCTGCACCGTGCAGCACATGCAGCCGTTGGCCAGTTCGTAGAGCGCGCCTTCGCGCTCGTTGCCCGCATCGTCGCAGCCGATGCCGCAGCCCTTGAGGATCTCGCCGTCGATGCCGAGTTCGCCGAACTCGTTGACGATCACCGCGATGCGGCGGCCGTCGGCGTTGTCGAGGATGTGGCGCAGCAGCGTGGTCTTGCCGCTGCCCAGGAAGCCGGTGACGATGGTGGCGGGAATCTTGGACGTTTGCATATCGGTTCTTTCGGTGCCGCAGACGGCGTAACGGCGGAATTATCCGGGAACCCGCCGAACCGTCTCCCGCGGGACAGGCGACGTCAGCGGCACACCTCCCAAAGTGGGGCCTGCACCATAATCGTGACCCTGTGCCCTGCGGCGACGGGGCGTGCCAACAGGCACGCGGACCGCACCCCGACCCCACGGCGGCACGGCCCTTTCGCCCGCCCCCTGCCCACACCGAATCCATGAACCCTGAAGCCCACAACATCTGGCGCGCACCGCGCTGGGCCCTGGCCGTCCTGCTGGCACTGCTGGGCATGCTGGGCCCTTTTTCCATCGACACCTACATTCCCGCGTTCTCAGGGATCGCCGCGGCACTGGGCGCCTCCCCGGTGGAAATGCAGCAAACGCTGTCGGCTTACCTGTTCGGCTTTGCCTTCATGACGCTGTTCCACGGAGCGCTGTCGGACAGCTTCGGGCGCAGGCCCGTGGTGCTGTGGGGCATTGCCGTGTTCACTCTGGCGTCGGCAGGTTGTGCGATGTCGGAAAGCATCGGCCAACTGGTCATCTTCCGCGCGCTGCAAGGCCTCTCGGCGGGTGCCGGCATCGTGGTGTCGCGCGCAGTGATCCGCGACATGTTCCCGCCTGCCCAGGCGCAGCAGGTGATGAGCCAGGTCACCATCTATTTCGGAGTGGCACCAGCCATCGCCCCCATCATCGGCGGCTGGCTGTTCGTGCACGCAGGATGGCACAGCGTGTTCTGGTTTCTGACCGGCATCGGGGCGGCGCTCTGGCTGGCCAACTACCGCCTGCTGCCGGAAACGTTGCATGTCGAGCAACGCCAGCCGTTCAATGCGCGGCATTTGCTTCGCGGCTATTGGGAGCTGGGCTCGAGCCCTCGCTTTCTGCTGCTGGCGCTGGCCAGCGGTGTCCCGTTCAATGGCATGTTCCTGTACGTGCTGGCAGCGCCGGCCTTCCTGGGCGACCACCTGGGGCTTGCCCCCACGCATTTCTTCTGGTTCTTCGTGCTGACGATCTCGGGGATCATGGGCGGTGCCTGGCTCAGCGGGCGGCTGGCGGGGCGCATCGCGCCCAAGCGGCAGATCCGCCACGGCTTCCTGATCATGTTCTCGATGTCGATCCTGAACCTGCTCGCGAACTGGCTGTTCAAGGCGCACGTGTCCTGGGCGCTGCTGCCCATCGCGGTGTTCGCATTCGGCTGGGCGCTCATGGTGCCGGTGGTCACTCTGCTGGTGCTGGACTTGCACCCGGAGCGGCGCGGCATGGCGTCGTCGCTGCAGGCCTTCGTCGGGTCATCCGCCAACGGGCTGGTGGCGGGTGTCGTCGCGCCGCTGGTCATGCATTCCACGCTGTGGCTGGCCGGTGCCTCACTGGGAATGATGTGCGTGGGGCTGGGTGCCTGGGTTTACCTGCACCACCGTTGGCCGGACGTCGGCCGCACCGCAACGGCTGACTGACAGAGGGCGGTCGAACGGCCGCCGCTTCGCTAATGCCGCTGTCCGTGCCACACGCGGTGCCGCAAACGTCGGCTCAGCCGCCCCGGCGGCGATCCGTGTCCTGGGTTTGGTAGTAGCGCATCTTCTCGGCATACATGGCTTGATCCGCCCGGTTCACCGCGGCCTCCAGTTGATCGCCCGATGCGGCGCTGGAAATCCCCATGGCCAGGCTGAGCGGCCGGCCAGGATAGAACTGATTGTTCAAATCGAGCAGCGAGCTGATGCGATCCATGAGTGAATGCGCACCGCGCTCGTCGGTCGCGGGCATCAGCACGGTGAACTCGTCGCCGCCAATGCGCGCTGCGCATGCGGGCGCATCGACGGCCTTGGCCAGGACCTCGCCGACGCGGCGCAGCATGGCGTCGCCGGCCGCGTGGCCTTCCTCGTCATTGATCGACTTCAGGCCATTCATGTCGATCACGAGGACGGCCACCGGCCACGGGCCCTTGCGTGTCAGCCGGTTCAGTTCCTCGACATAGAACGCGCGGTTGCGCAACTGGGTCAGCACGTCGTGCTTGCCCAGGTATTCCAGATAAGCCTCCGCCTTTTTGCGCGCAGTGATATCCACCAGGGACAGCAGCACCATGCCCCAGTCGTGCGCGTGCTCAGGCAGGATGGCGAACTGCATGTGGATGTTCACCGCATCGCCGGACAGCGCGTAGTTCACCACCTCGCGCTGCTGAAACAGCTTGCCATCCCACAGGTCCAGCAACTGCTCCGCGAAGGACTCCTGCATTTCCCCACGGAACACCTTGCCGATGTGGTGCAGCAGCATCTCCTTGGAATCGGCACCGAACATCGAAAGGGTTTCCCGATTGACGTCGATCACGCGGATCTCATGCATGCAACGCACCACGAAGTCAGGGTGCACTTTGAGGAAGGTCTTGAAATCACGGATACCCTGCGAGCGCACATCGTCCAGCAGCCGCTTGACCGCACTGAAGTCTTCCACCCACAGCGATACCGGCGAATTTTCGAAAAGACCCCGCGCATAAAACTCACTCTCCTGCAGCGCGCGCCTTGCCTGAAGCTGAGCCGTGTTGTCCTCCAGGGACACCAGAACGCGGCTCCAATCGCCTTCATGGCCAGGCAGGATGCGCCCTCGGATCTGCACATCCAGCCGGCGGCCATCGAGCGTGTAGTTGACCGCCTGGTTGGAAAACTCGGTCGCACCGGACCACAGCTGCTGCATCTCGGGCAAAGCCTGCTTGTGCATGTCATCGCGAAACAC encodes:
- the cobW gene encoding cobalamin biosynthesis protein CobW, which gives rise to MQTSKIPATIVTGFLGSGKTTLLRHILDNADGRRIAVIVNEFGELGIDGEILKGCGIGCDDAGNEREGALYELANGCMCCTVQEEFFPVMKLLAERRDQIDAVLIETSGLALPKPLVQAFQWPEIANVFTVDAVVTVVDTPAAASGQFAANPQAVDALRRADPNLDHESPLHELFEDQLSAADLVVLNKTDLVDADALARVQALVRAEIPSSVKVVQSEQGRLPLDVLLGLSKASEASIDQRQSHHDHEEDHDHDEFDAHVIDLPAVDRDRLLTALAGLVEQHAILRVKGFAAIPGKPMRWLLQGVGRRLDHHFDRAWREGEDRRTRLVFIGQALDAAALRAGLDGVGA
- a CDS encoding sensor domain-containing diguanylate cyclase codes for the protein MPSSLPSPSGADFEHMFNLAPVSLWLEDYSALKHLFDRWRSEGVENISEHVHEHPSCLRQYGECLKILKVNQRTLDLFAAPDQATLEASLGLVFRDDMHKQALPEMQQLWSGATEFSNQAVNYTLDGRRLDVQIRGRILPGHEGDWSRVLVSLEDNTAQLQARRALQESEFYARGLFENSPVSLWVEDFSAVKRLLDDVRSQGIRDFKTFLKVHPDFVVRCMHEIRVIDVNRETLSMFGADSKEMLLHHIGKVFRGEMQESFAEQLLDLWDGKLFQQREVVNYALSGDAVNIHMQFAILPEHAHDWGMVLLSLVDITARKKAEAYLEYLGKHDVLTQLRNRAFYVEELNRLTRKGPWPVAVLVIDMNGLKSINDEEGHAAGDAMLRRVGEVLAKAVDAPACAARIGGDEFTVLMPATDERGAHSLMDRISSLLDLNNQFYPGRPLSLAMGISSAASGDQLEAAVNRADQAMYAEKMRYYQTQDTDRRRGG
- a CDS encoding multidrug effflux MFS transporter, which gives rise to MNPEAHNIWRAPRWALAVLLALLGMLGPFSIDTYIPAFSGIAAALGASPVEMQQTLSAYLFGFAFMTLFHGALSDSFGRRPVVLWGIAVFTLASAGCAMSESIGQLVIFRALQGLSAGAGIVVSRAVIRDMFPPAQAQQVMSQVTIYFGVAPAIAPIIGGWLFVHAGWHSVFWFLTGIGAALWLANYRLLPETLHVEQRQPFNARHLLRGYWELGSSPRFLLLALASGVPFNGMFLYVLAAPAFLGDHLGLAPTHFFWFFVLTISGIMGGAWLSGRLAGRIAPKRQIRHGFLIMFSMSILNLLANWLFKAHVSWALLPIAVFAFGWALMVPVVTLLVLDLHPERRGMASSLQAFVGSSANGLVAGVVAPLVMHSTLWLAGASLGMMCVGLGAWVYLHHRWPDVGRTATAD